The genomic window CAATTGGATAGGGATTGTAAACTATTTTCTTAAATATGCCTCTAACACAGCCAGTCATAACTTATACCCTTGCAATTTGCTTCATTCAGATTCAAGATCCTGGTTTCATATTGAACACGTTTGCATAAAATTCTATAGTATTGCAGTTATTGTTCCCTCAAAGCCCCTCTGCCCCCAGTAGTAGATTAAAATATCTTGTTCCCTCAATGATGCTTATCACATTTGTAAAAAGTGGAGTGAGTTCCAAGCCCAAAGATGCTGTATGGTCCATACAGTGAAGGAAGAATGGCACAGTCAGGTATATCAGGAGTGTGAACCATGTCTCTGCAAACAGCACACAGCAGTCTCTccgacctgagttactccagtttatgtctatcttcagtttaaaccagcatctgcagttccatcctacacttcTACTGCTTCTACTTTGAAGAAGATCTCAGATTTCAGCAACACCCCCTCTCGTTACACTTCGCCCATTGGTTAAATAATTCGGAATTGATAAACTAGATAACAGAATGTCCAATTTCTTTTTTTATCATGACCCGAGTACATCTTAAAGCACTTCTTAATCAGCAACTTTTGATGATCATGTCCAGGTGTTAAATGCAACAAGCAATCTGCATCGTACTGTGTTCCAGAGCAGCAAGTGCGGCTTTATCTGCCTCTAGTGTAATTGGTTGAGGCTGGAATATTATTCATGGCAGTAGCATTTCCTAATCTGAATAATGTTCCACTGAAAAGGAAGATCTCAATGTAATCCTTTTACcgttagactttggagatgcagtgcgggaagcaggctcttcggtccaccgagtctgcactgaccagcgatcaccctgtacacaagcactacacactaggggcgattttacaacttaccaaagccgatttactataaacctgtatgtgagaggaaactagagcaccctgagaaaacccatgcggtcacagggagaatgtacaaacaacacccgtagGTAGGATTGAATGCGGATCTCGCACTAAGGCAGCGActcccgttgcgccactgtgccatccttaccGTAACAAGTTACCTTCAGTTATCTCTTCAGTGATGTGCCATACTTTCTTAAGCCGAGCATTGTCATGCAGAACTAGTGacgtacagatacaatgaaaatcaaaGCAGATTAAGCATAGATAATGCATAAATTACACAAATGCTGCAGAACAGTGAAAAAGAAGACTGCAATAAATGTGACATTAATGCCCATGGAAGTGCCCATAATGTTCTGTTGCCAAGATAGGATTACATTAAACCAATGTGAGGTTTAAAGACCAGAGGGATGTagagaagtagctgttcctgaatctgacagAAACATCAAGCCTCTACCTCCTGCCTGACGGTAGCACCGAGAAGAGGCcatggcctggatggtggggatctgtgattgatgctgccttcttgaggcggcATCTAAAATCTGCACATAATCTATATGTTCAGATCCTGCAGTGGGATTTAAACACTGCCTTGAAGACTGCAAAAAAACTGCTTTGATAATTCAGGTATTCATCAACATAATTCTGAAATGTTGTGAGAATCTGTCCCCACCACCCCTTCAAATGGTGTGTTTCAGATTCCAAACACCAtctgagtttaaaataaaattcctcgGATTCCCTACAAACTTTCTAGTCCTTAGACCTCTGCTCTCTGGTTTTATACACAACTACTATGGTAAAATATATTCACCTCATAATTTTGAATAATTCAATCACATTTTCTCCTGCATTCTAGGAAAACAAACCTAATTATCCAGTCTCTTCTCATAAATGAAACCTTCCATCgcaggcaatatcctggtgaatatcCAGGAATCTCATACATGACTGCAGTGTACTCGCAACCTTCCTAATATGAGGTTAGACAAACTAAACTTTAATTAGTCGTGTATGGAATGATTCGCCTGGATACCAGCAAATCAGTTTTTctgctgtatctcggtacacgtgacaataataaaccaataccttgTCCTTGCCAATGCCTGGTATAGGCAGGGACAATCTGGATATGAGCTTCCTTTTGCATGGTTACAGGCATTATCAGTTTGATCTGCAGGAAACGTTTTAACACAATCAAGGCTAATCCCTTCTCTCACTACAGATTTGTCAATGCATTAAGCAAAGGCTTTTAGAAAAATTGCTGGATATTTCCTATATTTTCCTTGCTGGAAAAATCTATTGAGACAGGAATCGCCACTCAGAAATCAACGGAAAAACAGTTTAAACGCAAGGTGGGAATCATGTAAGTTGATCAATAAACATAATCTGTCTTGGTTTATGTTCATTATTCTTAATTCAAATGTGTTTGCTACAAATCTGAACCTTGCTGACTGGCTGGCTACTTGCCTTCTTTCGAAGGTAATATTTTTTTGAAGACTTGTAAGTGATTTtgtttttgtatctattttcagaTAGCTTTTAGTAAAGATCACTGTGGCATATTTGTATTCTGTGATGCCACAGAAGAGCATCAAGATGTTTCTGACCATTTTAAACGGTAATTAACATTATAATCCATTTTAATTGATAAGCGGCCCCTACCTGCATCATGATTTATGCAATCACCTAAGAAATGATTAACAATCATTGTGGATATGGATTCTATGCTATAATCATTCATTTAATTAACCTTGCCTACTGTACATTTTTTTGCACCTGAAACATTTGTCAGAATTTTCGATGAAGTATCCAATATTGCTTTATTCAGCAACCCATTTCTATTCTTGCACCAActggtttcttttttttttcccccttattttCTCTTCTATACTATTTCTCtcagtttattttacatttattagGTTTATTTGTAACACGGATCACCTGTGCCTGTTTCTGCGAGCACACATTTCTATGCCACTTCAGTCCAAATTACTGAAAGATTAGGGGACTAGTCTAGTCATAACCACCAGAGCTAATCATTACTAAACTATGTTTATATTAATTCTGGAGTAGACACTTATTACCCATTTCTAATTGCCCTTTGAATTGAGTGGTTGAATGCTGCAAAGCTAAGGGCAGTTAGGAGTAAACCACGGTGCTGCAGGCGTGTTGTCACATTCAAACCATATTAGACAAAAACAGCAGACATCGGTCAAGAAAAATCATAAGTGAAACACATGGACATAGTAGTTTCATGTTCATCATGACTATGACTATTGTTACTAGATTTTTGTAAAAAGCTGGAATGTATGTAAATATTGAAACTCAAATTTCCCAATAGCTGGTAGATATTGAACTTTTCTTTCTTCATCATCAGTCTGGGTCTCTGGGTAGCCTTTTTAGTATTTCCATTACAACAAatacttcataaattcatgttatgggagcagaattaggtcatttggcccatcattcaatcattgctgatttatctttccttcctaaccccattctcctgccttctccccataacccctgacacccttactaatcaagagtctgtcaatttccgccttaaaaatatgaagagacggcctccacagccgtctgtggcaatgaatatgaCATATTCACTACCcgctgcctaaagaaattcctccatctcctttctgaCCTCGGAACTCTCATGCAGGAACCACCTCCTGGTTATCTTCCTACATGTCATAACAATTCGGTTTAGTTATGGGTCTGTTATTATTGGCCCAAATTAATTAATTGACATGTTTGTTTTAGCAAATTGGAAAAAACTGCTTTTAATAATGTATTAATTTCTCCCTTTAATGTACCCTTCCCTGTTTTTATTTAAACTGCACTTAATTTATTTCTGACATTTTCTAACCAATCCATTTATTTGTATTTTGTTCTTTTATGTCTCAGTACTTTTGCTTGCTCCCTTGCACGTGTCTGCTTCCTGGGCTTGTGTCCGGTTATGTCCTCCCTCATGCACCTGTACTCGAGAACGGAACTGTGCTGTTCTTTGCGACCGATCTGGATTATCGCAAGTCCTCAGGGAGTTCCCGTGTGAAGCCTCTGCTATCAACTTGGATAAAAACACTATCAAGTTTTTGTCAGAAAGGGCATTTGGTACTCTTCCAGCTCTGCGATCTTTATCACTAGACCACAATAACATCTCCTTCATCACCCCAGGTGCATTTAAAGGGCTGCCTAATCTCACTGAATTAAAACTGGCACACAATGAGTACATTAGGTACCTGCACACCAGAACATTTACTGGCCTGAAACGCCTACTGAAACTCGATTTGTCCAACTGCAATCTATTTAACATTCCGGACCGGATTTTTACAGCAGTCACTACTTTACAGGAGTTGGCAATGTGGCAGAACAATTTCAGAAGAATACCTGGAGCAGTGAGGGGGATGGAGAGCATTACCCGTGTGTACTTGGAGCGAAACAGGATTGAGGCAGTGGCTTACAATTCTCTACAAGGACTGGTCAGTTTAAAATATCTAAACCTTCAGGGTAACAAAATAGCCGTAATCCATGACGGGGGATTTAAAGACTCTGTAAAACTGGAGTATCTCTATCTTAATGACAATCTTCTGAACAATCTTCCAGAGTTTGCATTTAAAGAACTCGGGCTCTTGAAGATGCTAAACCTGGGAGGTAATTCTTTAGTGAATGTATCCAGTACTTGGTTTAATGAGCTTGTTGAGCTAGAAGTTCTCTATCTGGACAGAAATGAGATCACTTACATTGAAGAAGGGGCTTTTGAAAACCTGACCAGTTTGATCTCTCTGCATCTGAACAGCAATAACCTGACTACACTCTCCCTTTCAGTGTTTCAGCCAGTCTACTTCATAGGAAGACTCTATGTGTTCAGGAATCCATGGGAGTGTGATTGCAAGCTGGAGTGGTTGAAGGAATGGATGGAAAGCTACAAACTGGTTCGTGATATCCCGTGTGCCTCTCCAGAGTCTATAGCTGGCATGGACCTAAGTAAAGTCCTCTTCAGCAAATCCACTCAAGGTGTCTGCTTGGATCTAGCCGATCTGAATGTGACGGCTTACACACCAACTACGCCAGACTATCCCCGGTCTACCACAGAGGACAGGTTCAGCAGTCTTATATCTAGATTCCTTTTTCCAAAAACGTTGGATGCTGAAAACACCATCAAATTCTTTAGGAATGTGTCAGACTTGAGTGGAACTGATGTGGAAGCTGCTGCCAATGTTGAGCGATGCCAAATCAACTTGCACGTTCAAATCCTCGTGACAGTTAttataatattattttatattatatgATGGTATTTATGTGTGCATTCTGCAGATTCTGTATTTACTACAGTTCATGGAAGTCCAGAGGGACAAGGCTGGAGTCGGATGTAATTCATCCCAATGCTCTGTGTCCCTTAAAATAAACAAGAACATTCTACATTGCTGGAGTTTGGCATTAGAACAGAAGCTCCAaatagccttttttttttaaattgggagCATTTTCTGTGGAACAGGTTTCTTGGAATTATAAAACTGCTCATACATCTGTTCTTACCGTCAAACATCCCAacttcattttgttttaaatctcaaCAACTGATCTCTGTGGATTATCAGAACTGATTTTGCAGTAAACTCCCAATTTTGGTTGAATAGTGGTATTTATAAAAACCttactttataataataataatagaccagAACCACCATTGATGTTACAAGTACATATTTAGGTTTTCTATTTCATTCTATTAATGTGTGTTAACATATGGCACAACATGCTTGTGAACACAGGGTACATTGCGATTTGTTACTTGTTTTAACGGAAATTTATTACATCCAACATTATGTTTTCTTTCATGCATTCATCTGTTCAAATCCAATACATTAATActttcctcagtaaaaggcatcaGATGCGGACTAAATGGTGGCCACAATAACCATTTGATCCTCTGTGCATGGCTTTTAAGGATTAATGTTCTGATCCATTATTCAACAGCGGTATAGGAGGATTGGTCTGACTGCATGCATTATAAATCTATTTTGTTTGTCCAAAAGCAATAGATAAAAGATGCAAAGGAATGTTTAGGCTGATGTAAGCTGGAACTGTTAATTTCATATGCCTGATTAAAATGGTAGTAAATTTAAAAGGGAAATATTGAAACTAGCCTTTTACTAAGGCAGAATCTTTACAAGTTGTAGTTGCACAAATTCTTGAAAAATCTTCCATTTACTATAAATAAGGTTTATATTTTAGATAAATTGAGCTAGGATGTCCTGGAAACTAAAGTGATGGGTACATCAACCATCCAACAATTCATACAATAGTTTTGAGCTGGCAGCTACCAGCACCTACTGCTGCATTCGCCAATTAATGCAATTTGGTCTCCTTCATTCAATTGGGTACTCCTCCTGAATGGAGGTGCCTCCACAACATCTGCAGACCATGCATTCCAATCACATTGTGCATTTAAAAAATAGATCTTCTTAATTCTCTTCCCCATTATTTTAAACCTGTGATCACTGGTCCTTGATCCTATATTACAGGAAATAATTTCCCAGTCTTCATTTTGTCCATttcctggcccgaaacattgtttgtttatttctctccatggatactgcctgacccagagttcctctttttattttgctcaagattttatcatctgcagtctcttgtgtctcaattGTTTATATGCTTCTGTAAAAACTCCCATTAGCTTTCCCTATTCCAAAGAAAATGTTTTGAACCTGTACAAAATATTTATACTTTCCCTTATCCCAAGAACCATTGGAATTACACATCTCTTACACTTTTCCTCTAATAAGATGAACAAAATTGAATGCAATACTCCTGCTGATGCTGacccaatgttttataaaggctCAACATGATTTCCCTGTCCTTGCACTTGTACCTCTGCTAATAAAGCCCAGAACTATGTCTTATTGGCAGCTTTCTCAATCTCCCCAGCCTCGTTCAATAGTTTGTGCAGATTTACCTCCCAAGTCAAACCGCTCCTGCAACATTTTTAGAAAAATTATCCTTTTCTCTGAACTGTCTCTGCTCATACTTCCTA from Leucoraja erinacea ecotype New England chromosome 13, Leri_hhj_1, whole genome shotgun sequence includes these protein-coding regions:
- the LOC129703112 gene encoding nyctalopin-like, which translates into the protein FLTNPFICILFFYVSVLLLAPLHVSASWACVRLCPPSCTCTRERNCAVLCDRSGLSQVLREFPCEASAINLDKNTIKFLSERAFGTLPALRSLSLDHNNISFITPGAFKGLPNLTELKLAHNEYIRYLHTRTFTGLKRLLKLDLSNCNLFNIPDRIFTAVTTLQELAMWQNNFRRIPGAVRGMESITRVYLERNRIEAVAYNSLQGLVSLKYLNLQGNKIAVIHDGGFKDSVKLEYLYLNDNLLNNLPEFAFKELGLLKMLNLGGNSLVNVSSTWFNELVELEVLYLDRNEITYIEEGAFENLTSLISLHLNSNNLTTLSLSVFQPVYFIGRLYVFRNPWECDCKLEWLKEWMESYKLVRDIPCASPESIAGMDLSKVLFSKSTQGVCLDLADLNVTAYTPTTPDYPRSTTEDRFSSLISRFLFPKTLDAENTIKFFRNVSDLSGTDVEAAANVERCQINLHVQILVTVIIILFYII